The following proteins are co-located in the Chitinivibrio alkaliphilus ACht1 genome:
- a CDS encoding MFS transporter: protein MNEQIQKEAFVLKQSYFVLFFVMGLVAPFASIFFKHVLVDDMGNPADGKIKIIMTAVPLVAFLGNIVTGIISDKLQLGRRIVTILCGLSVFPAIVVGMVGESFFMDLPLTNRFYILAFSFLLYNLFAQPINPLLDSETLGFLNRHSHRSKYGRFRFWGTLGWAVITVSIGAFLTYVVRDSSRVIYSYNFYFAAFFFALLVVLSFLSRSEARPQPVKIPWGHLRKDRSFFAFLFFIFCTGIINNGISMQYMGYYLEDVTNTPFEIGMMFGFWTVLEFPVMLKGEWLMKNLGNRKLMIMGLLLTSLKLYLFSLFTNETPFVYKFLAVLIHGPAFSFYFLALIDYVDHRAHRQMRATYMSITTIVRSTLAGAAGGWVCGEIIEHHGARQLMSVGAVGALVMTVYFILLVKDSTDEKKFDF, encoded by the coding sequence GTGAATGAACAAATACAGAAAGAAGCCTTTGTTCTTAAACAGTCCTATTTTGTTCTGTTTTTTGTTATGGGGCTTGTTGCGCCCTTTGCATCAATATTTTTTAAACACGTCCTTGTTGATGATATGGGAAATCCCGCCGATGGGAAAATAAAGATTATTATGACAGCGGTTCCCTTGGTGGCTTTCTTGGGGAATATTGTCACCGGTATTATCTCAGATAAACTGCAGTTGGGGCGGCGTATTGTTACAATACTGTGCGGGTTGTCGGTGTTTCCCGCTATTGTTGTAGGCATGGTTGGTGAGTCATTTTTCATGGATCTTCCCCTCACAAACCGCTTTTATATTTTGGCGTTTTCCTTTCTCCTGTATAACCTTTTTGCCCAGCCCATTAACCCCCTTCTGGATTCCGAAACATTAGGGTTTCTCAATCGTCATTCTCATCGAAGCAAATATGGGCGGTTTCGTTTTTGGGGTACCCTGGGATGGGCAGTAATAACAGTTTCGATTGGTGCATTTCTTACGTATGTGGTGCGTGACTCGTCGCGTGTTATTTATAGTTATAATTTCTATTTTGCTGCATTTTTCTTTGCCTTGCTCGTTGTCCTTTCTTTTTTGTCACGGAGTGAAGCACGGCCGCAACCAGTGAAAATCCCGTGGGGGCATTTGCGAAAGGATCGTTCTTTTTTTGCTTTCCTCTTCTTTATTTTTTGTACTGGTATTATAAATAATGGTATCAGTATGCAGTATATGGGGTACTATCTTGAAGATGTGACCAATACACCCTTTGAAATAGGTATGATGTTTGGGTTTTGGACAGTCCTTGAGTTCCCTGTTATGCTTAAGGGGGAGTGGCTGATGAAGAATTTGGGGAATAGAAAATTAATGATCATGGGGCTTCTCTTAACATCCTTAAAACTCTATTTGTTTTCTCTCTTTACGAATGAAACCCCCTTCGTCTACAAGTTCTTGGCAGTACTCATTCACGGCCCCGCTTTTAGTTTTTATTTTTTGGCTCTGATTGATTATGTAGACCACCGAGCGCACCGGCAAATGCGTGCCACCTATATGTCAATAACAACAATTGTTCGCTCCACCTTGGCCGGAGCTGCAGGCGGGTGGGTTTGCGGAGAGATAATTGAACATCATGGTGCACGGCAACTTATGAGTGTTGGCGCTGTGGGAGCTCTTGTTATGACCGTGTATTTTATTCTACTTGTAAAAGATAGCACCGATGAAAAAAAGTTTGACTTTTGA